The window TGCTTGACGGAATTCTCGTCGGCTTCACCCTGGTTTCAGCAATGCTTGCGATGGTGCGCGGCTTTTCCCGCGAAGTGCTGTCGGTGGTTTCCTGGGTGGCCGCGGCAGCAGCGGCCTATTTTTTCTACAAGCCCCTGCTGCCCTACGTTCAGCCCTATGTCGACAACGACAAGATCGCCATGGCGGCGGCTGCCGGCATCGTCTTCGTCATCGCGCTGATCGTCGTCTCGGTCATCACGATGAAGGTCGCCGACTGGATTATCGATTCGCGCATCGGCGCGCTCGACCGCACGCTCGGCTTCCTCTACGGCGCGGCGCGCGGCATCCTGGTGGTCGCGGTGGCGCTTTTGTTCTTCAACTGGCTGGCCGGCGCCAAGGCGCCTGCCTGGGTCGCCAACGCCAAGTCGCGGCCGCTGCTCGAGAGCATCGGCGCCAAGCTCGAAAGCGTGCTGCCCGAAAACACGGAAGAGCTGGTCAACAAATATACGCATAAGGGCACGCCGACGACCGGAGCGCCGGCGACCACCGACCAGCCCGCGGCCGAGCCGCCGGCCGCCGGCGAAGACAACACGCCGGCGCCCGACGACAGCGAAGGCGAGGCTCCGGCCGACAACGAGCCGACTCCGGCCCCGGCCCCGGCTCCCGCAACTCCGGCGCCGGCAAACTGATCGCATCAGAGTCCACCGCGGAGCTATCGAGGTTACGGGAATCGGTCAGGGGTCGCCGTCCCAAATCTCATCATCATCTGCCCAATCGAGCAGTGTTCTTGCTCTCGATGCAAGAAGCGGTCCTAGGGTCGGGGCATGCTCGGGGACGCCGATCGTGAATTCTTCAAGTTTGCGTCCTTCCGCCATCGCCGCCGCAGCTTCCTTCCACCTCAAACCGAATTCACGAACGGCGGCGCGCGGTGTCCGTTCGGATCCACAGGTTATGCAGTCGGTAGGAACGTCTCCTGAAATAGCCCACCAGCCAACCCAGCCGGGCTGCACGACACTTTCGATCGCCCAAACCGAAACATGTGGGTAGACATGCCACGCAGGCCATTCCCCTACCTTTCCGTGCTGCAAACGCTCCCGGCTCAGATACTCGATCACGTTCTGGCGCTGCGATTCGCACCAAGCCTCTTCTACGACTTCGTCTGGTTGTTCCGGCATGCTGTCACCTCTTAGGGAATAGCTGGTCGAATAAATACAACCGTTGCCTTGATACCCCGGAATTGCCAGTGGCATTACCGGCTTGACTGCATTATATGACGCCTTTCCGCAACGAGGCTTGCCCGATGGCAGACGCAGGCGATATGCTTTCCGCCGAGGCCGACGACCATTTTCACGACGAATGCGGCGTGTTCGGCATTTTCGGCCGGCAGGACGCGGCGGCGATTGTCACGCTCGGCCTGCATGCGCTACAGCATCGCGGCCAGGAAGCCGCCGGCATCGTTTCCTATGACGGCACCCAGTTCCATGTCGAGCGCCATGTCGGCCTGATCGGCGACACCTTCACCAAACAGCGCGTCATCGACAGCCTGCAGGGCAACCGCGCCATTGGCCACACCCGCTACGCCACCACCGGCGGTGCCGGCCTGCGCAACATCCAGCCCTTCTTTGCCGAGCTTAGCGAGGGCGGCCTCGCTGTCGCCCATAACGGCAATCTCACCAATGCGCTTACCGTGCAGCGGGCGCTGCAGAAACAGGGCTCGATCTTTTCCTCGACCTCCGACACCGAGACGCTGCTGCACCTGGTCGCGACCAGCAAGGAGCGCGACTTGAATTCCCGTTTCATCGATGCCGTGCGCCAGGTCGAGGGCGCCTTCTCATTGGTGGCGATGACCGCCAAGAAGATGATCGGCTGCCGCGACCCGCTGGGCATCCGGCCGCTGGTGCTGGGCGACCTTGACGGGGCGTGGATCCTCGCCTCCGAAACCTGCGCGCTCGACATCATCGGCGCCCGCTTCGTGCGGGACATCAAGCCCGGCGAGATGGTGGTGATCACCGCCAAGGGGATCGAAAGCCTGTTCCCGTTCGAGCCGCAAAAGACCCGCTTCTGCATCTTCGAATATGTCTATTTCGCGCGGCCGGATTCGACGGTCGAGGGCCGCAATGTGTATGAGGTGCGCAAGCGCATCGGCGCGGAACTCGCGGTCGAAAGCCCGGTCGAGGCCGACATCGTCGTGCCGGTGCCGGACTCGGGCAC is drawn from Mesorhizobium sp. B1-1-8 and contains these coding sequences:
- a CDS encoding CvpA family protein; amino-acid sequence: MPITLLDGILVGFTLVSAMLAMVRGFSREVLSVVSWVAAAAAAYFFYKPLLPYVQPYVDNDKIAMAAAAGIVFVIALIVVSVITMKVADWIIDSRIGALDRTLGFLYGAARGILVVAVALLFFNWLAGAKAPAWVANAKSRPLLESIGAKLESVLPENTEELVNKYTHKGTPTTGAPATTDQPAAEPPAAGEDNTPAPDDSEGEAPADNEPTPAPAPAPATPAPAN
- a CDS encoding DUF4826 family protein, whose product is MPLAIPGYQGNGCIYSTSYSLRGDSMPEQPDEVVEEAWCESQRQNVIEYLSRERLQHGKVGEWPAWHVYPHVSVWAIESVVQPGWVGWWAISGDVPTDCITCGSERTPRAAVREFGLRWKEAAAAMAEGRKLEEFTIGVPEHAPTLGPLLASRARTLLDWADDDEIWDGDP
- the purF gene encoding amidophosphoribosyltransferase, whose product is MADAGDMLSAEADDHFHDECGVFGIFGRQDAAAIVTLGLHALQHRGQEAAGIVSYDGTQFHVERHVGLIGDTFTKQRVIDSLQGNRAIGHTRYATTGGAGLRNIQPFFAELSEGGLAVAHNGNLTNALTVQRALQKQGSIFSSTSDTETLLHLVATSKERDLNSRFIDAVRQVEGAFSLVAMTAKKMIGCRDPLGIRPLVLGDLDGAWILASETCALDIIGARFVRDIKPGEMVVITAKGIESLFPFEPQKTRFCIFEYVYFARPDSTVEGRNVYEVRKRIGAELAVESPVEADIVVPVPDSGTPAAIGFSQAAGIPFELGIIRNHYVGRTFIQPGDSIRHMGVKLKHNANRRMIEGKRVVLVDDSIVRGTTSQKIVQMVRDAGAREVHMRIASPPTSASCFYGVDTPEKSKLLASRMSVEEMAEFIRVDSLGFLSIDGLYRAVGEAGRDSEQPQFCDACFTGQYPTRLLDFEGHDNVRTLSLLANSGA